In the Candidatus Methylomirabilota bacterium genome, TGTTCTCGGAGATGAACAGCTTCCCGGCGATGTCCCGATTGTTCAGCCCCTGGGCGACGAGCCGCAGCACCTCCATCTCACGGTCGGTAAGCTTGGGCGCCGGCATCTGGGGCTTCTCGTCCGAGGACTTGCTCATCGCCGCGAATTCCGACAGCAGCTTGCTCGCCATCGACGGGCTGATCCGGGACTGCCCCGCCCACACCGAACGGATCGCGTCGGCGACCTCCTCGATCGGGATCTCCTTCAGCAGGTAGCCGGAGGCGCCCGCCTTGATCGCCTCGTACAGGTCCGCCTCGTCGTCGCTGATCGTGAGCATCAGGATCTTGACGTGCGGCAGCGAGTCCTTGATCTCGCCGGCGGCCTCGATCCCGGAGCGCTTCGGCATCCGGACGTCCATCAGGATCACGTCCGGCATGAGCTCCTGGGCGCGAACGACCACCTCGGCCCCGTCCGACGCCTCGCCGACGAGCTCGAGATCGGGCTCCTCGTCGAGCACCATCTTCAGCCCCCGCCGGAACAGGGCGTGGTCATCGCACACAAGCACCCGGAGCTTCTCCATGCCGGGCTCCGCCTTGCCGGTCTCGGCCTTGACGGTCTCGGCCTTGCCCGTGTAGGCCTTTTCGGTCACTCCGCGCTCCTGACCTCTGGCTCGGCGGGTCCCGCCGGGCGGCTGGCCGGATTTTACGCGACCGGCACTCGCGTTCCGCCAGGCCAGCCGACGTTCGTGGTGGTCACGGATCTGGCGCTCCAGCCGCTCCGCCACCGCGTCGAGCGCCGACTCCACGTCCTTCGCCTCGGCGTGGGCGCGGAAGGACTTGCGTGGCGCCGCGGCGACCGCCTCCACACGGTGGATGCCGCCGCGCCGCGGGTTCTTCTCGGCGATCACCTCGACCTCG is a window encoding:
- a CDS encoding response regulator transcription factor; translation: MEKLRVLVCDDHALFRRGLKMVLDEEPDLELVGEASDGAEVVVRAQELMPDVILMDVRMPKRSGIEAAGEIKDSLPHVKILMLTISDDEADLYEAIKAGASGYLLKEIPIEEVADAIRSVWAGQSRISPSMASKLLSEFAAMSKSSDEKPQMPAPKLTDREMEVLRLVAQGLNNRDIAGKLFISENTVKNHIRNILEKLHLHSRMEAVVYAVREKMIEIT